Proteins from a genomic interval of Paenibacillus sp. FSL R5-0623:
- a CDS encoding ABC transporter ATP-binding protein encodes MIEIRNISKQFKVHQALHDVSFTVKQGSVTGLIGPNGSGKTTLIRIMNGVLGASGGKVTINGLDTAREAEKVLAMCGTLTEQSGLYENMSGRDNLTFFADVFGLKRAKKRIDELVTLFELQDYQHRKVGTYSTGMKKRLGLARVLLHRPSILFLDEPTNGLDPDGIQMVLRIIRQLNKEEKMTILVSSHVLSQLSAVCDHYIFMEKGRIVEEGTEQEIVSRYLSTPKLEVEAEMPDGWHTATDFTPEIISAHQATFQLTSREDIPLLLRQLTEHGQVYQARITGSDLESIYFAIREAHHHE; translated from the coding sequence ATGATCGAAATACGCAACATATCCAAGCAATTCAAGGTGCATCAAGCACTGCATGATGTCAGTTTCACAGTTAAACAAGGCAGTGTCACCGGGTTGATTGGACCCAACGGTTCGGGCAAAACTACACTGATCCGCATCATGAATGGGGTCTTGGGCGCTTCCGGTGGAAAGGTAACCATTAACGGATTGGACACCGCTCGTGAGGCGGAGAAAGTACTGGCCATGTGTGGCACCCTTACCGAGCAAAGTGGATTATATGAAAATATGAGCGGGCGTGACAATCTGACTTTCTTCGCAGATGTTTTTGGCCTGAAGCGTGCCAAGAAACGAATCGACGAGCTTGTAACTCTGTTCGAGCTACAGGATTATCAGCATCGAAAAGTCGGCACCTATAGCACAGGCATGAAGAAACGCTTGGGCCTTGCACGAGTACTCCTGCACCGTCCTTCCATCCTGTTTCTGGATGAGCCCACCAATGGCCTGGATCCGGATGGAATTCAGATGGTACTGCGCATTATCCGTCAGTTAAATAAGGAAGAAAAGATGACAATTCTGGTCTCATCCCACGTGCTGTCCCAACTGTCAGCCGTCTGTGATCATTATATTTTCATGGAAAAGGGGCGCATCGTGGAGGAAGGCACGGAACAGGAGATTGTTAGCCGGTACCTGTCCACTCCGAAGCTCGAAGTAGAAGCCGAAATGCCCGATGGATGGCACACGGCAACCGACTTTACGCCTGAAATAATCTCCGCACATCAAGCGACATTTCAGCTTACATCGCGTGAAGATATTCCATTACTGCTAAGGCAATTAACGGAGCATGGTCAAGTTTATCAGGCCCGCATCACGGGCAGTGATCTGGAAAGTATCTATTTTGCCATAAGGGAGGCACACCACCATGAATAA
- a CDS encoding ABC transporter permease subunit, whose translation MNNRQAIHALVRKDIRSVTASVQLWLPMLIVPLIIGIIMPSALLWAASRMELRSLGNISFLLESLDALTQSGQIPQLASMPTDNHRIVYYLAMYMFAPLFLIIPVMASSILTANSFAGEKERKTLEGLLFTPISMSTLFKGKVLAALIPSILLSWVTFLIYGIIANILMYPMFGTLMFPNLNWIILVVWVVPACSLMVILLNVLISAKVRGFQEAYQLGGLIVLPLIALVAGQASGMLLIGPWMLLMIGAVLMLISVVLLRFVTLWNSRQQLAESQI comes from the coding sequence ATGAATAACCGCCAAGCCATACATGCACTGGTACGTAAAGATATCCGGTCCGTCACAGCCAGCGTTCAGCTCTGGTTGCCCATGTTGATCGTTCCACTGATTATTGGAATCATTATGCCCTCTGCCCTCCTGTGGGCGGCCTCCAGAATGGAACTTCGTTCACTGGGCAACATCAGCTTTCTGCTTGAATCATTGGATGCGTTAACCCAAAGTGGACAGATTCCTCAGCTTGCTTCCATGCCTACAGATAATCATCGTATTGTCTATTACTTGGCCATGTATATGTTCGCTCCCTTGTTTCTCATCATTCCGGTGATGGCCTCCAGCATTCTGACGGCCAATAGTTTCGCTGGTGAGAAGGAACGCAAGACGCTGGAAGGGTTGTTATTCACACCGATCAGTATGAGCACTCTTTTTAAAGGCAAAGTGCTAGCTGCCCTGATCCCTTCCATTCTATTATCCTGGGTTACTTTCCTGATCTACGGAATCATTGCCAATATTCTGATGTACCCCATGTTTGGAACGTTGATGTTTCCCAATCTGAATTGGATCATACTTGTGGTGTGGGTTGTTCCTGCTTGCAGTCTTATGGTCATTTTATTAAACGTCCTGATCTCGGCCAAGGTCCGTGGGTTCCAGGAAGCCTATCAGCTTGGCGGATTAATTGTCCTTCCCCTCATTGCCTTAGTCGCTGGTCAAGCCAGTGGCATGCTGCTGATTGGTCCTTGGATGTTACTCATGATTGGAGCAGTGCTTATGCTCATTAGTGTGGTTCTCCTTCGTTTCGTCACGCTATGGAATAGTCGTCAACAACTGGCGGAAAGTCAGATCTAA
- a CDS encoding HSP90 family protein: MTASNEYRFQVNLSGMIQILSNHLYSSPKVFLRELMQNATDAITARTEAEPGYQGEVRVELTGTGEQLTMMVEDNGIGLTEADIHEFLAMIGQSSKRGQQALLDGETSFIGRFGIGLLSCFMVSHEIVMLTQSAKGGPSMEWRGKPDGTYTIRQLDTQLSPGTKVYLRCTPDAAHYFEPDYVKEALFYYGALLPYPVTLHHDGAQHVVNSETPIWLMDPALARSRRSEVLAFGERLLGEQFQDFIPLTTASGRTGGIAFVLPHAVNLNAKRSHRVYLKRMLISEKAENILPEWAFFVKCLIWTDELQPTASREHFYENEKLEEVRSELGDALRKGLADMAESQTERLQKLIRLHALSMKALAVQDQAFYAMIHRWLPFESTRGHRELGELIDEGETLYFTSSVDEYRQIHHVASAQSMLVINGGYIYDSDLMATLPMTVQNVHTERLQPDQVSMSFTDVPPAERNQYYDALRLADSALQRFRCRAEVKGFKPSDLPVLFTLSQESSTLRALEKASEESTELFSSVLGSLSSNMSSAGYSTLYLNVSNPIIQRVLTSPDDQMTPIAIEMLYVNALMMGHYAMSKQELEVLNQGIVRFIDWGLRANTDRKGDA, translated from the coding sequence ATGACAGCATCCAATGAATATCGTTTTCAAGTGAATCTGAGTGGGATGATCCAGATTTTATCCAACCATCTATATAGCAGTCCTAAAGTGTTCTTGCGAGAACTGATGCAGAATGCGACGGATGCAATTACCGCACGAACGGAGGCGGAGCCAGGGTATCAGGGTGAAGTGCGAGTTGAACTGACAGGAACAGGTGAGCAACTGACCATGATGGTGGAGGACAACGGCATCGGCTTGACTGAAGCTGACATCCATGAATTCCTGGCCATGATTGGACAATCCTCGAAAAGGGGGCAGCAAGCGCTGCTGGACGGAGAGACTTCGTTTATCGGGCGTTTCGGGATCGGGTTGTTATCCTGTTTCATGGTGAGTCACGAAATTGTCATGCTGACGCAATCCGCGAAGGGCGGCCCTTCGATGGAGTGGCGGGGCAAGCCGGATGGCACCTATACGATTCGACAGTTGGACACACAGCTGTCCCCGGGGACCAAAGTATATCTGCGTTGCACACCGGACGCGGCGCACTACTTTGAACCAGATTATGTGAAAGAAGCTCTGTTCTATTACGGAGCGTTATTGCCGTATCCGGTCACGTTGCATCATGACGGCGCGCAACATGTGGTGAATAGCGAGACACCGATCTGGCTGATGGACCCTGCGCTCGCACGTTCACGCAGATCAGAGGTATTGGCTTTTGGTGAACGTCTGCTTGGCGAGCAGTTCCAGGACTTCATTCCGTTGACGACAGCTTCAGGTCGTACCGGAGGTATTGCTTTTGTACTGCCACACGCGGTTAATCTCAATGCCAAGCGTTCTCACCGGGTTTACCTGAAGCGAATGCTGATTTCGGAGAAGGCTGAGAACATTTTGCCAGAGTGGGCTTTCTTCGTGAAATGCCTGATCTGGACAGATGAGCTTCAACCGACGGCATCACGGGAACATTTCTATGAAAATGAGAAGCTGGAGGAAGTTCGCTCCGAACTCGGAGACGCACTTCGCAAAGGACTGGCTGACATGGCTGAGAGCCAGACGGAACGGCTGCAGAAGCTGATTCGCCTGCATGCTCTGTCCATGAAGGCACTGGCTGTGCAGGATCAGGCATTCTACGCGATGATTCATCGCTGGCTGCCATTTGAGAGCACGAGGGGTCACCGTGAACTGGGTGAGCTGATCGATGAAGGAGAGACGTTGTATTTCACGTCCTCTGTTGATGAGTACCGTCAGATTCATCATGTAGCTTCCGCACAATCGATGCTGGTAATTAACGGTGGTTATATCTATGACAGCGATTTGATGGCGACACTGCCGATGACCGTGCAAAACGTGCACACGGAGCGGTTACAGCCGGATCAGGTCTCGATGAGTTTCACCGATGTGCCACCCGCTGAGCGTAATCAGTATTATGATGCGTTGAGACTAGCCGATTCTGCCTTACAGCGCTTCCGTTGTCGAGCTGAGGTGAAAGGTTTTAAGCCATCGGATCTGCCGGTGTTGTTCACGTTGTCTCAGGAGTCCTCAACACTTCGTGCGCTTGAAAAAGCAAGCGAGGAGAGCACGGAATTATTCTCGTCTGTTCTGGGTTCATTGTCTTCTAACATGAGTTCAGCAGGGTACTCAACCTTGTATTTGAACGTGAGTAATCCAATCATTCAGCGGGTACTGACATCACCGGATGATCAGATGACGCCGATTGCCATCGAAATGTTATACGTCAATGCACTGATGATGGGGCATTATGCCATGAGCAAGCAGGAGCTTGAAGTGTTAAATCAGGGCATTGTTCGTTTTATTGATTGGGGTTTGCGTGCAAATACGGACCGTAAGGGGGATGCTTGA
- a CDS encoding MurR/RpiR family transcriptional regulator, whose translation MESKLLQKLKYASQLTAQEKHIVNHILNNPEVVFDSTAHELAQQTYTSSSTIVRLCKKLGTKGYPDFQLKLALEYQQMPSALQTQDHAIAEQGNVLAAIDSVPYLYQQALEDTRKMLNAPVLLRIANWVKESVRIDVYGSDMNYYLAQQACAKWNELGISAIAHNSPNMHYLNTMNPNNLTLSFVISHTGENQSMIEAAKVLSNKQMKVIAVTGNNHSTLSRHCDETLLAYGYNEQLRLSKMSSMVSVLYLFDMLYMGSISDTY comes from the coding sequence ATGGAATCCAAACTACTTCAAAAATTAAAATATGCTTCACAATTGACGGCACAGGAGAAACATATTGTGAACCATATCCTGAACAATCCCGAAGTTGTATTTGATTCTACAGCCCATGAACTGGCTCAGCAGACCTATACAAGCTCATCCACCATTGTTCGCTTATGCAAAAAGCTGGGTACCAAGGGGTACCCAGACTTTCAGCTCAAGCTTGCTCTGGAATATCAACAGATGCCCTCCGCGTTGCAAACGCAGGATCATGCAATTGCAGAACAAGGGAACGTGCTGGCTGCCATCGACTCGGTTCCTTACCTGTACCAGCAGGCGCTGGAAGATACCCGCAAGATGTTAAACGCTCCTGTTTTGTTACGAATCGCGAACTGGGTCAAAGAATCCGTACGCATTGATGTCTATGGCAGTGATATGAATTATTATCTGGCTCAACAGGCTTGTGCCAAATGGAATGAACTCGGCATATCTGCGATTGCTCACAATAGTCCGAACATGCATTATTTGAACACGATGAACCCCAATAACCTGACGCTGTCTTTTGTTATATCACACACAGGTGAGAACCAATCCATGATTGAAGCTGCCAAAGTGCTGAGCAACAAACAGATGAAAGTCATCGCAGTCACGGGCAACAACCATTCAACCCTCTCCAGACATTGTGATGAAACGTTACTGGCTTACGGATACAATGAACAATTAAGGCTGTCCAAAATGTCTTCGATGGTCTCGGTACTCTATCTTTTCGACATGTTATACATGGGCAGCATTAGCGATACGTATTAA